The following coding sequences lie in one Primulina huaijiensis isolate GDHJ02 chromosome 2, ASM1229523v2, whole genome shotgun sequence genomic window:
- the LOC140962978 gene encoding ATP sulfurylase 1, chloroplastic-like gives MAAMASVYLKTSTPYPHSSPKLPKTHFAPPLTFQLQPRPVSRTRLSIRMSASLIEPDGGRLVELFIREPEKDSKLKQALGLPKLRLSKIDLQWVHVLSEGWASPLKGFMRESEFLQALHFNSLRLENGSFVNMSVPIVLAIDDGQKSRVGSSTSVALVDEKDEIVAILNDIEIYKHNKEERIARTWGTTAPGLPYVEETITRAGNWLIGGDLEVLNPVKYNDGLDRFRLSPAQLREEFERRNADAVFAFQLRNPVHNGHALLMTDTRRRLLEMGFKNPVLLLHPLGGYTKADDVPLDWRMRQHEKVLEDGVLDPETTVVSIFPSPMHYAGPTEVQWHAKARINAGANFYIVGRDPAGMGHPLEKRDLYDPDHGKKVLSMAPGLERLNILPFKVAAYDKTQSKMAFFEPSRAQDFLFISGTKMRTLAKNRENPPDGFMCPGGWKVLVEYYESLAPTESDSLPQPVPA, from the exons ATGGCGGCCATGGCTTCTGTTTACCTCAAGACTTCCACGCCCTACCCTCATTCTTCCCCGAAATTACCGAAAACCCATTTCGCCCCACCACTCACATTCCAACTCCAGCCCCGCCCCGTTTCGAGAACCCGACTCTCGATCCGGATGTCTGCTTCCCTAATCGAACCGGACGGCGGGAGACTCGTGGAGTTATTCATCCGTGAACCGGAgaaagattcgaaattgaaGCAGGCGTTGGGCTTGCCGAAGCTCAGGCTCTCGAAGATCGACCTCCAATGGGTTCACGTGCTGAGCGAAGGCTGGGCGAGCCCGTTGAAGGGATTCATGAGAGAGTCGGAGTTCCTCCAAGCCCTTCATTTCAACTCGCTCCGGCTCGAAAACGGGTCGTTCGTCAACATGTCGGTGCCGATCGTGCTCGCCATTGACGACGGGCAGAAGAGCCGGGTCGGGTCGTCCACCAGCGTGGCGCTTGTGGATGAGAAGGATGAAATTGTCGCTATTTTGAACGA CATTGAGATTTACAAGCACAATAAAGAAGAAAGAATTGCACGAACATGGGGAACGACTGCTCCCGGTCTCCCCTATGTTGAGGAAACAATTACACGCGCTGGGAACTGGCTCATTGGTGGTGATCTGGAGGTTTTAAATCCCGTCAAGTACAATGATGGCCTTGATCGCTTCCGCCTCTCCCCAGCACAGCTACGAGAAGAATTTGAGAGGCGTAATGCCGATGCGGTTTTTGCTTTTCAGCTTAGAAATCCAGTGCACAATGGTCATGCTCTATTGATGACTGACACTAGACGCCGCCTTCTTGAGATGGGGTTTAAGAATCCTGTCCTTTTGCTTCATCCATTGGGAGGGTATACGAAAGCAGATGATGTCCCACTTGATTGGCGAATGAGGCAGCATGAAAAG GTGCTTGAAGATGGTGTTCTTGATCCAGAGACTACGGTTGTGTCTATTTTCCCATCGCCAATGCACTATGCTGGCCCAACTGAGGTTCAATGGCACGCCAAGGCTCGGATTAATGCAGGCGCAAACTTCTACATAGTGGGTCGAGATCCAGCTGGAATGGGCCATCCACTCGAGAAAAGAGATTTATACGATCCTGATCATGGCAAGAAAGTATTGAGCATGGCTCCTGGATTGGAGAGGTTAAACATTTTGCCATTCAAG GTTGCTGCATATGACAAGACTCAAAGTAAAATGGCATTCTTTGAACCATCAAGGGCTCAAGATTTTCTCTTCATTTCTGGCACCAAG ATGCGGACGCTAGCAAAGAACAGGGAAAACCCGCCGGATGGTTTTATGTGCCCAGGTGGCTGGAAAGTTTTGGTCGAATATTACGAGAGTTTGGCTCCAACAGAGAGTGACAGTCTCCCTCAACCCGTACCAGCTTGA
- the LOC140958737 gene encoding uncharacterized protein isoform X1 yields the protein MLGSASIAGLEGLNMLIEMGNQNTSGIVEKEQVSCPDYLEQENEIKTQQNLDAKATESDSCDAEVQENPPMESVAYDEKVSEAIDCYPSEDCETETNGLPNCRSKDEEVIEDHNQLSADLSNVSLEDVNITTSSLELRTLSHCEEKCETKLVQNRVSSVDFSIDDRVVANREDALVETETPSFEGESIEMSTHQENRDLSSNIENTENGIRNEKGVEDRPKVEMGSSLNAAHDLRTVPKDTSALECELKDENFVLQERLTANKLSNGANIFHVDKTRAEEEVQGTNDVDQMGKEIGLVETKGSVRVDESLEEERLTDETTIEEIGTLGNKSSALCKDREDETTTEECSSNVGSSLEVKKVNELEREPEPEPEPEPEPEPANLFPVQYSNNATTTLQVLQSNGVESTIEKFRAKSDSSLEIKKVGEPVLVPEPKRELEPGYAFPKQYSIDKTPPVQVIEPNGGDYIVERCKLKSKFLSEIKKMDEPETVHSLPEQNATNQTSTIQVPELNGGEKTQEQCRSTCESSLTIKKVSKPEPEIEPRHVFSEQHPDIEKSTLQVPIGPDRTLEKCRSKSESSFEIKKSNESELVSKSECKPKAEPDSKRILAQQYFNNETSTPQVPEYKEGQAIEKLTTESNPNHPINQLELRKSPSFDFGHPFDSRFEESDKTPLLYQDNTAPRRFSSCSGYLSPLHHEAAEVQEKTIRMERSTSDVSKFPFLNLLKEEKPENLAVDKDQENGLKSTLSTEDCDGISAKRNGKRKPRSSLFTTCICCTSSALS from the exons ATGCTTGGTTCTGCTTCTATTGCAGGACTTGAAGGACTTAACATGCTAATAGAGATGGGAAATCAAAATACATCAGGGATAGTAG AGAAAGAGCAAGTTAGTTGTCCAGATTACTTGGAACAAGAAAATGAGATAAAAACTCAACAAAATCTTGATGCAAAGGCTACAGAATCAGATTCTTGTGACGCTGAAGTTCAAGAAAACCCTCCCATGGAAAGTGTGGCTTATGATGAAAAAG TTTCAGAAGCAATAGATTGCTACCCCAGTGAGGATTGTGAAACTGAGACAAATGGATTACCAAATTGCAGAAGTAAAGATGAGGAAGTCATTGAAGACCATAATCAATTATCAGCAG ATTTGAGTAATGTATCTCTGGAAGATGTTAACATTACTACAAGTTCTCTAGAGCTGAGAACTTTAAGCCATTGTGAGGAGAAATGTGAGACTAAACTAGTGCAAAATCGTGTCTCAAGTGTCGATTTTAGCATCGATGACCGTGTTGTTGCAAACAGAGAAGATGCCTTAGTCGAGACGGAAACGCCTTCCTTCGAAGGGGAGTCAATAGAAATGAGTACTCATCAAGAAAATCGTGATCTATCAAGTAACATTGAGAACACTGAAAATGGCATCAGAAATGAAAAAGGAGTCGAGGATcgtcctaaagttgagatgggCAGTTCCCTCAATGCTGCACATGATCTTCGAACCGTTCCGAAAGATACATCAGCATTGGAATGTGAACTAAAGGATGagaattttgttcttcaagagAGGCTAACAGCGAACAAATTGAGTAATGGGGCGAATATATTCCATGTCGATAAAACTCGGGCTGAGGAAGAAGTTCAAGGTACTAATGACGTTGATCAGATGGGGAAGGAAATTGGATTGGTTGAAACGAAAGGTTCAGTTCGAGTGGACGAGAGTCTAGAAGAGGAGAGGTTGACAGATGAGACGACGATCGAAGAAATCGGTACACTAGGGAATAAGTCATCTGCTTTATGTAAGGATCGTGAAGATGAAACTACTACAGAAGAATGCAGCTCAAATGTAGGATCTTCATTGGAAGTCAAGAAAGTGAATGAGCTAGAGCGCGAGCCGGAGCCGGAGCCGGAGCCGGAGCCGGAGCCGGAGCCCGCAAATCTGTTTCCTGTGCAATATTCTAACAACGCAACAACTACTCTACAAGTCCTTCAATCGAATGGAGTAGAAAGTACCATAGAGAAATTTAGAGCAAAATCTGATTCTTCATTGGAGATCAAGAAAGTGGGTGAACCTGTGCTAGTACCTGAGCCTAAGCGTGAGCTTGAACCTGGATATGCGTTTCCCAAGCAATATTCTATCGACAAAACGCCACCGGTACAAGTTATAGAGCCTAACGGAGGAGATTATATTGTGGAAAGGTGTAAATTAAAATCCAAATTTTTatcagaaatcaagaaaatggacGAGCCAGAGACAGTGCATTCGCTTCCCGAGCAAAATGCTACCAACCAAACATCCACAATACAAGTTCCAGAACTGAACGGAGGAGAAAAAACTCAGGAACAATGTAGATCAACGTGTGAATCTTCATTAACAATCAAGAAAGTGAGCAAGCCTGAGCCCGAGATTGAGCCTAGACATGTGTTCTCCGAGCAGCATCCTGACATTGAAAAGTCGACACTGCAAGTTCCGATTGGGCCAGATAGGACCTTGGAAAAATGTAGATCAAAATCTGAATCTTCTTTTGAAATCAAAAAATCGAACGAGTCTGAGCTCGTGTCCAAGTCCGAGTGTAAGCCTAAAGCAGAGCCCGATTCTAAACGAATACTTGCCCAGCAGTATTTTAACAACGAAACCTCTACACCACAAGTTCCTGAATACAAAGAGGGCCAAGCGATAGAAAAGTTGACCACAGAATCAAATCCAAACCACCCTATCAATCAACTTGAGCTAAGAAAGTCGCCGAGCTTTGATTTTGGGCATCCCTTCGATTCCAGGTTCGAGGAATCAGATAAAACTCCACTCCTATATCAAGACAATACAGCACCGAGACGTTTTTCCAGCTGCTCCGGCTACTTAAGTCCATTGCATCACGAAGCAGCGGAAGTGCAAGAAAAGACTATAAGAATGGAAAGAAGCACTTCTGATGTTTCAAAGTTTCCATTTCTCAACTTATTAAAGGAAGAAAAACCAGAAAATCTTGCTGTTGATAAAGATCAAGAGAATGGCTTAAAAAGCACATTGTCAACAGAGGATTGTGATGGGATTTCTGCGAAACGGAACGGCAAACGGAAACCGAGATCTTCCCTCTTCACAACCTGCATTTGTTGCACTTCATCAGCATTGAGCTGA
- the LOC140958737 gene encoding uncharacterized protein isoform X3: MLGSASIAGLEGLNMLIEMGNQNTSGIVEKEQVSCPDYLEQENEIKTQQNLDAKATESDSCDAEVQENPPMESVAYDEKDCYPSEDCETETNGLPNCRSKDEEVIEDHNQLSADLSNVSLEDVNITTSSLELRTLSHCEEKCETKLVQNRVSSVDFSIDDRVVANREDALVETETPSFEGESIEMSTHQENRDLSSNIENTENGIRNEKGVEDRPKVEMGSSLNAAHDLRTVPKDTSALECELKDENFVLQERLTANKLSNGANIFHVDKTRAEEEVQGTNDVDQMGKEIGLVETKGSVRVDESLEEERLTDETTIEEIGTLGNKSSALCKDREDETTTEECSSNVGSSLEVKKVNELEREPEPEPEPEPEPEPANLFPVQYSNNATTTLQVLQSNGVESTIEKFRAKSDSSLEIKKVGEPVLVPEPKRELEPGYAFPKQYSIDKTPPVQVIEPNGGDYIVERCKLKSKFLSEIKKMDEPETVHSLPEQNATNQTSTIQVPELNGGEKTQEQCRSTCESSLTIKKVSKPEPEIEPRHVFSEQHPDIEKSTLQVPIGPDRTLEKCRSKSESSFEIKKSNESELVSKSECKPKAEPDSKRILAQQYFNNETSTPQVPEYKEGQAIEKLTTESNPNHPINQLELRKSPSFDFGHPFDSRFEESDKTPLLYQDNTAPRRFSSCSGYLSPLHHEAAEVQEKTIRMERSTSDVSKFPFLNLLKEEKPENLAVDKDQENGLKSTLSTEDCDGISAKRNGKRKPRSSLFTTCICCTSSALS; the protein is encoded by the exons ATGCTTGGTTCTGCTTCTATTGCAGGACTTGAAGGACTTAACATGCTAATAGAGATGGGAAATCAAAATACATCAGGGATAGTAG AGAAAGAGCAAGTTAGTTGTCCAGATTACTTGGAACAAGAAAATGAGATAAAAACTCAACAAAATCTTGATGCAAAGGCTACAGAATCAGATTCTTGTGACGCTGAAGTTCAAGAAAACCCTCCCATGGAAAGTGTGGCTTATGATGAAAAAG ATTGCTACCCCAGTGAGGATTGTGAAACTGAGACAAATGGATTACCAAATTGCAGAAGTAAAGATGAGGAAGTCATTGAAGACCATAATCAATTATCAGCAG ATTTGAGTAATGTATCTCTGGAAGATGTTAACATTACTACAAGTTCTCTAGAGCTGAGAACTTTAAGCCATTGTGAGGAGAAATGTGAGACTAAACTAGTGCAAAATCGTGTCTCAAGTGTCGATTTTAGCATCGATGACCGTGTTGTTGCAAACAGAGAAGATGCCTTAGTCGAGACGGAAACGCCTTCCTTCGAAGGGGAGTCAATAGAAATGAGTACTCATCAAGAAAATCGTGATCTATCAAGTAACATTGAGAACACTGAAAATGGCATCAGAAATGAAAAAGGAGTCGAGGATcgtcctaaagttgagatgggCAGTTCCCTCAATGCTGCACATGATCTTCGAACCGTTCCGAAAGATACATCAGCATTGGAATGTGAACTAAAGGATGagaattttgttcttcaagagAGGCTAACAGCGAACAAATTGAGTAATGGGGCGAATATATTCCATGTCGATAAAACTCGGGCTGAGGAAGAAGTTCAAGGTACTAATGACGTTGATCAGATGGGGAAGGAAATTGGATTGGTTGAAACGAAAGGTTCAGTTCGAGTGGACGAGAGTCTAGAAGAGGAGAGGTTGACAGATGAGACGACGATCGAAGAAATCGGTACACTAGGGAATAAGTCATCTGCTTTATGTAAGGATCGTGAAGATGAAACTACTACAGAAGAATGCAGCTCAAATGTAGGATCTTCATTGGAAGTCAAGAAAGTGAATGAGCTAGAGCGCGAGCCGGAGCCGGAGCCGGAGCCGGAGCCGGAGCCGGAGCCCGCAAATCTGTTTCCTGTGCAATATTCTAACAACGCAACAACTACTCTACAAGTCCTTCAATCGAATGGAGTAGAAAGTACCATAGAGAAATTTAGAGCAAAATCTGATTCTTCATTGGAGATCAAGAAAGTGGGTGAACCTGTGCTAGTACCTGAGCCTAAGCGTGAGCTTGAACCTGGATATGCGTTTCCCAAGCAATATTCTATCGACAAAACGCCACCGGTACAAGTTATAGAGCCTAACGGAGGAGATTATATTGTGGAAAGGTGTAAATTAAAATCCAAATTTTTatcagaaatcaagaaaatggacGAGCCAGAGACAGTGCATTCGCTTCCCGAGCAAAATGCTACCAACCAAACATCCACAATACAAGTTCCAGAACTGAACGGAGGAGAAAAAACTCAGGAACAATGTAGATCAACGTGTGAATCTTCATTAACAATCAAGAAAGTGAGCAAGCCTGAGCCCGAGATTGAGCCTAGACATGTGTTCTCCGAGCAGCATCCTGACATTGAAAAGTCGACACTGCAAGTTCCGATTGGGCCAGATAGGACCTTGGAAAAATGTAGATCAAAATCTGAATCTTCTTTTGAAATCAAAAAATCGAACGAGTCTGAGCTCGTGTCCAAGTCCGAGTGTAAGCCTAAAGCAGAGCCCGATTCTAAACGAATACTTGCCCAGCAGTATTTTAACAACGAAACCTCTACACCACAAGTTCCTGAATACAAAGAGGGCCAAGCGATAGAAAAGTTGACCACAGAATCAAATCCAAACCACCCTATCAATCAACTTGAGCTAAGAAAGTCGCCGAGCTTTGATTTTGGGCATCCCTTCGATTCCAGGTTCGAGGAATCAGATAAAACTCCACTCCTATATCAAGACAATACAGCACCGAGACGTTTTTCCAGCTGCTCCGGCTACTTAAGTCCATTGCATCACGAAGCAGCGGAAGTGCAAGAAAAGACTATAAGAATGGAAAGAAGCACTTCTGATGTTTCAAAGTTTCCATTTCTCAACTTATTAAAGGAAGAAAAACCAGAAAATCTTGCTGTTGATAAAGATCAAGAGAATGGCTTAAAAAGCACATTGTCAACAGAGGATTGTGATGGGATTTCTGCGAAACGGAACGGCAAACGGAAACCGAGATCTTCCCTCTTCACAACCTGCATTTGTTGCACTTCATCAGCATTGAGCTGA
- the LOC140958737 gene encoding uncharacterized protein isoform X2 yields MLGSASIAGLEGLNMLIEMGNQNTSGIVEKEQVSCPDYLEQENEIKTQQNLDAKATESDSCDAEVQENPPMESVAYDEKEAIDCYPSEDCETETNGLPNCRSKDEEVIEDHNQLSADLSNVSLEDVNITTSSLELRTLSHCEEKCETKLVQNRVSSVDFSIDDRVVANREDALVETETPSFEGESIEMSTHQENRDLSSNIENTENGIRNEKGVEDRPKVEMGSSLNAAHDLRTVPKDTSALECELKDENFVLQERLTANKLSNGANIFHVDKTRAEEEVQGTNDVDQMGKEIGLVETKGSVRVDESLEEERLTDETTIEEIGTLGNKSSALCKDREDETTTEECSSNVGSSLEVKKVNELEREPEPEPEPEPEPEPANLFPVQYSNNATTTLQVLQSNGVESTIEKFRAKSDSSLEIKKVGEPVLVPEPKRELEPGYAFPKQYSIDKTPPVQVIEPNGGDYIVERCKLKSKFLSEIKKMDEPETVHSLPEQNATNQTSTIQVPELNGGEKTQEQCRSTCESSLTIKKVSKPEPEIEPRHVFSEQHPDIEKSTLQVPIGPDRTLEKCRSKSESSFEIKKSNESELVSKSECKPKAEPDSKRILAQQYFNNETSTPQVPEYKEGQAIEKLTTESNPNHPINQLELRKSPSFDFGHPFDSRFEESDKTPLLYQDNTAPRRFSSCSGYLSPLHHEAAEVQEKTIRMERSTSDVSKFPFLNLLKEEKPENLAVDKDQENGLKSTLSTEDCDGISAKRNGKRKPRSSLFTTCICCTSSALS; encoded by the exons ATGCTTGGTTCTGCTTCTATTGCAGGACTTGAAGGACTTAACATGCTAATAGAGATGGGAAATCAAAATACATCAGGGATAGTAG AGAAAGAGCAAGTTAGTTGTCCAGATTACTTGGAACAAGAAAATGAGATAAAAACTCAACAAAATCTTGATGCAAAGGCTACAGAATCAGATTCTTGTGACGCTGAAGTTCAAGAAAACCCTCCCATGGAAAGTGTGGCTTATGATGAAAAAG AAGCAATAGATTGCTACCCCAGTGAGGATTGTGAAACTGAGACAAATGGATTACCAAATTGCAGAAGTAAAGATGAGGAAGTCATTGAAGACCATAATCAATTATCAGCAG ATTTGAGTAATGTATCTCTGGAAGATGTTAACATTACTACAAGTTCTCTAGAGCTGAGAACTTTAAGCCATTGTGAGGAGAAATGTGAGACTAAACTAGTGCAAAATCGTGTCTCAAGTGTCGATTTTAGCATCGATGACCGTGTTGTTGCAAACAGAGAAGATGCCTTAGTCGAGACGGAAACGCCTTCCTTCGAAGGGGAGTCAATAGAAATGAGTACTCATCAAGAAAATCGTGATCTATCAAGTAACATTGAGAACACTGAAAATGGCATCAGAAATGAAAAAGGAGTCGAGGATcgtcctaaagttgagatgggCAGTTCCCTCAATGCTGCACATGATCTTCGAACCGTTCCGAAAGATACATCAGCATTGGAATGTGAACTAAAGGATGagaattttgttcttcaagagAGGCTAACAGCGAACAAATTGAGTAATGGGGCGAATATATTCCATGTCGATAAAACTCGGGCTGAGGAAGAAGTTCAAGGTACTAATGACGTTGATCAGATGGGGAAGGAAATTGGATTGGTTGAAACGAAAGGTTCAGTTCGAGTGGACGAGAGTCTAGAAGAGGAGAGGTTGACAGATGAGACGACGATCGAAGAAATCGGTACACTAGGGAATAAGTCATCTGCTTTATGTAAGGATCGTGAAGATGAAACTACTACAGAAGAATGCAGCTCAAATGTAGGATCTTCATTGGAAGTCAAGAAAGTGAATGAGCTAGAGCGCGAGCCGGAGCCGGAGCCGGAGCCGGAGCCGGAGCCGGAGCCCGCAAATCTGTTTCCTGTGCAATATTCTAACAACGCAACAACTACTCTACAAGTCCTTCAATCGAATGGAGTAGAAAGTACCATAGAGAAATTTAGAGCAAAATCTGATTCTTCATTGGAGATCAAGAAAGTGGGTGAACCTGTGCTAGTACCTGAGCCTAAGCGTGAGCTTGAACCTGGATATGCGTTTCCCAAGCAATATTCTATCGACAAAACGCCACCGGTACAAGTTATAGAGCCTAACGGAGGAGATTATATTGTGGAAAGGTGTAAATTAAAATCCAAATTTTTatcagaaatcaagaaaatggacGAGCCAGAGACAGTGCATTCGCTTCCCGAGCAAAATGCTACCAACCAAACATCCACAATACAAGTTCCAGAACTGAACGGAGGAGAAAAAACTCAGGAACAATGTAGATCAACGTGTGAATCTTCATTAACAATCAAGAAAGTGAGCAAGCCTGAGCCCGAGATTGAGCCTAGACATGTGTTCTCCGAGCAGCATCCTGACATTGAAAAGTCGACACTGCAAGTTCCGATTGGGCCAGATAGGACCTTGGAAAAATGTAGATCAAAATCTGAATCTTCTTTTGAAATCAAAAAATCGAACGAGTCTGAGCTCGTGTCCAAGTCCGAGTGTAAGCCTAAAGCAGAGCCCGATTCTAAACGAATACTTGCCCAGCAGTATTTTAACAACGAAACCTCTACACCACAAGTTCCTGAATACAAAGAGGGCCAAGCGATAGAAAAGTTGACCACAGAATCAAATCCAAACCACCCTATCAATCAACTTGAGCTAAGAAAGTCGCCGAGCTTTGATTTTGGGCATCCCTTCGATTCCAGGTTCGAGGAATCAGATAAAACTCCACTCCTATATCAAGACAATACAGCACCGAGACGTTTTTCCAGCTGCTCCGGCTACTTAAGTCCATTGCATCACGAAGCAGCGGAAGTGCAAGAAAAGACTATAAGAATGGAAAGAAGCACTTCTGATGTTTCAAAGTTTCCATTTCTCAACTTATTAAAGGAAGAAAAACCAGAAAATCTTGCTGTTGATAAAGATCAAGAGAATGGCTTAAAAAGCACATTGTCAACAGAGGATTGTGATGGGATTTCTGCGAAACGGAACGGCAAACGGAAACCGAGATCTTCCCTCTTCACAACCTGCATTTGTTGCACTTCATCAGCATTGAGCTGA
- the LOC140958737 gene encoding uncharacterized protein isoform X4 — protein sequence MLIEMGNQNTSGIVEKEQVSCPDYLEQENEIKTQQNLDAKATESDSCDAEVQENPPMESVAYDEKVSEAIDCYPSEDCETETNGLPNCRSKDEEVIEDHNQLSADLSNVSLEDVNITTSSLELRTLSHCEEKCETKLVQNRVSSVDFSIDDRVVANREDALVETETPSFEGESIEMSTHQENRDLSSNIENTENGIRNEKGVEDRPKVEMGSSLNAAHDLRTVPKDTSALECELKDENFVLQERLTANKLSNGANIFHVDKTRAEEEVQGTNDVDQMGKEIGLVETKGSVRVDESLEEERLTDETTIEEIGTLGNKSSALCKDREDETTTEECSSNVGSSLEVKKVNELEREPEPEPEPEPEPEPANLFPVQYSNNATTTLQVLQSNGVESTIEKFRAKSDSSLEIKKVGEPVLVPEPKRELEPGYAFPKQYSIDKTPPVQVIEPNGGDYIVERCKLKSKFLSEIKKMDEPETVHSLPEQNATNQTSTIQVPELNGGEKTQEQCRSTCESSLTIKKVSKPEPEIEPRHVFSEQHPDIEKSTLQVPIGPDRTLEKCRSKSESSFEIKKSNESELVSKSECKPKAEPDSKRILAQQYFNNETSTPQVPEYKEGQAIEKLTTESNPNHPINQLELRKSPSFDFGHPFDSRFEESDKTPLLYQDNTAPRRFSSCSGYLSPLHHEAAEVQEKTIRMERSTSDVSKFPFLNLLKEEKPENLAVDKDQENGLKSTLSTEDCDGISAKRNGKRKPRSSLFTTCICCTSSALS from the exons ATGCTAATAGAGATGGGAAATCAAAATACATCAGGGATAGTAG AGAAAGAGCAAGTTAGTTGTCCAGATTACTTGGAACAAGAAAATGAGATAAAAACTCAACAAAATCTTGATGCAAAGGCTACAGAATCAGATTCTTGTGACGCTGAAGTTCAAGAAAACCCTCCCATGGAAAGTGTGGCTTATGATGAAAAAG TTTCAGAAGCAATAGATTGCTACCCCAGTGAGGATTGTGAAACTGAGACAAATGGATTACCAAATTGCAGAAGTAAAGATGAGGAAGTCATTGAAGACCATAATCAATTATCAGCAG ATTTGAGTAATGTATCTCTGGAAGATGTTAACATTACTACAAGTTCTCTAGAGCTGAGAACTTTAAGCCATTGTGAGGAGAAATGTGAGACTAAACTAGTGCAAAATCGTGTCTCAAGTGTCGATTTTAGCATCGATGACCGTGTTGTTGCAAACAGAGAAGATGCCTTAGTCGAGACGGAAACGCCTTCCTTCGAAGGGGAGTCAATAGAAATGAGTACTCATCAAGAAAATCGTGATCTATCAAGTAACATTGAGAACACTGAAAATGGCATCAGAAATGAAAAAGGAGTCGAGGATcgtcctaaagttgagatgggCAGTTCCCTCAATGCTGCACATGATCTTCGAACCGTTCCGAAAGATACATCAGCATTGGAATGTGAACTAAAGGATGagaattttgttcttcaagagAGGCTAACAGCGAACAAATTGAGTAATGGGGCGAATATATTCCATGTCGATAAAACTCGGGCTGAGGAAGAAGTTCAAGGTACTAATGACGTTGATCAGATGGGGAAGGAAATTGGATTGGTTGAAACGAAAGGTTCAGTTCGAGTGGACGAGAGTCTAGAAGAGGAGAGGTTGACAGATGAGACGACGATCGAAGAAATCGGTACACTAGGGAATAAGTCATCTGCTTTATGTAAGGATCGTGAAGATGAAACTACTACAGAAGAATGCAGCTCAAATGTAGGATCTTCATTGGAAGTCAAGAAAGTGAATGAGCTAGAGCGCGAGCCGGAGCCGGAGCCGGAGCCGGAGCCGGAGCCGGAGCCCGCAAATCTGTTTCCTGTGCAATATTCTAACAACGCAACAACTACTCTACAAGTCCTTCAATCGAATGGAGTAGAAAGTACCATAGAGAAATTTAGAGCAAAATCTGATTCTTCATTGGAGATCAAGAAAGTGGGTGAACCTGTGCTAGTACCTGAGCCTAAGCGTGAGCTTGAACCTGGATATGCGTTTCCCAAGCAATATTCTATCGACAAAACGCCACCGGTACAAGTTATAGAGCCTAACGGAGGAGATTATATTGTGGAAAGGTGTAAATTAAAATCCAAATTTTTatcagaaatcaagaaaatggacGAGCCAGAGACAGTGCATTCGCTTCCCGAGCAAAATGCTACCAACCAAACATCCACAATACAAGTTCCAGAACTGAACGGAGGAGAAAAAACTCAGGAACAATGTAGATCAACGTGTGAATCTTCATTAACAATCAAGAAAGTGAGCAAGCCTGAGCCCGAGATTGAGCCTAGACATGTGTTCTCCGAGCAGCATCCTGACATTGAAAAGTCGACACTGCAAGTTCCGATTGGGCCAGATAGGACCTTGGAAAAATGTAGATCAAAATCTGAATCTTCTTTTGAAATCAAAAAATCGAACGAGTCTGAGCTCGTGTCCAAGTCCGAGTGTAAGCCTAAAGCAGAGCCCGATTCTAAACGAATACTTGCCCAGCAGTATTTTAACAACGAAACCTCTACACCACAAGTTCCTGAATACAAAGAGGGCCAAGCGATAGAAAAGTTGACCACAGAATCAAATCCAAACCACCCTATCAATCAACTTGAGCTAAGAAAGTCGCCGAGCTTTGATTTTGGGCATCCCTTCGATTCCAGGTTCGAGGAATCAGATAAAACTCCACTCCTATATCAAGACAATACAGCACCGAGACGTTTTTCCAGCTGCTCCGGCTACTTAAGTCCATTGCATCACGAAGCAGCGGAAGTGCAAGAAAAGACTATAAGAATGGAAAGAAGCACTTCTGATGTTTCAAAGTTTCCATTTCTCAACTTATTAAAGGAAGAAAAACCAGAAAATCTTGCTGTTGATAAAGATCAAGAGAATGGCTTAAAAAGCACATTGTCAACAGAGGATTGTGATGGGATTTCTGCGAAACGGAACGGCAAACGGAAACCGAGATCTTCCCTCTTCACAACCTGCATTTGTTGCACTTCATCAGCATTGAGCTGA